The genomic window CGGTATTGTCCTGTTTAAGACTTGACAccaaaccacaatcaattctggaaAATTTCAtatactggcaataaagtgattctgaatctgtactgttctgtgttttagtgagggactgagaggctGGCTTCTCAGGTTTTAAATGCAATTTCAGtgagatactcagcaggtcaagcagcaattGTGGAAGAAAGTGTTCATAGTTCCAAGTTAAAGAATGACCTTGTGTGAGGATGCAGCGGTTACTGAGTTGCTCCAGAACAAAATAGCCGTACTTCTGAATATTtaggttttatttcagattttcaggatTTGTGGTTTATTTTGTAGGTGATTGATACTGCCAGTCTCCGTTAGAACAAAAAGAATATGATTACATTGTTACTGGACACGAAGTCTCCAGGGAGTACAATATTGCCGTCAAATTCTGAAATTAAGAAGCTAAAATCAAAATTCCAGAGTTCAACATTGTAAAATTGTTAGATAAGAAAACGTAGTGAGTAAAACAAAAGGTATAATTGCAAAAATACTGTACTTCCattaaaatactataaattattaTTTGGAAAAAAAAGAACTGATATAAAACATTCAAGTAATCTGTTCCCGCGGTGGCGTGTAGGTTCCTGTGATTGTCCGAACCAGGTGCCTGCACCTCCTAATGTTCCCTCGCGAGTTACCTGCTGCTTGGTTGTCCGTCTGGATTTTATTAGGTCAGACTTTCAgtggcaaataaataaataaatacgcaCACatataaataataattagctgcgCTGGGACAAGTGCTCTCTCCGGGCACTTCTTTAATCCGCCTTTTGGCAGTTTACGATAAGATGTAggtagtttttttaaaatctggtTAAATCACTCACGGCTGGAACCTACTGTCCGTTCGCATTTGAACATATGAACGCCGTCGGGTTCTAACCCAAATGAACGACCGGTGAGTGTTGATTGATGATTCGCAAACAGCTTACTCTGGTGTTGGGGTTGATCTAGAATGTGATTACTATGCAGTCGATGACACAGTGGCAAACGGTATTCCTGTTGATTGTGATTCCATGTTTAATTGCGGATTCAGTTGACGGGGGTGTGGGTTCTCCGCTGGCTGTGTGTGTCGCCCTGTATGTGGGTGCATTGGGTACAGTTCTTTCTGGCCGTCGGTGAGCTCCGGCTGAAGACCCCTCGGACCATAACATTTGGGTGAACCCAAATTCCATTTACATTATCAGGCAGAACTGAGAGCGGGCTGGGCCTGGGACCACTTTGTTTTTGTCCCGGATCAGGATAGGCTGGTTCCCATACTGTCGGTACCACATGCTCTGGCTCCGTCCCAAGAAACTGTCTGGCCCAGGCCCCGGGCCCGATCCCATCGCCCGCTTCTCCAGCTCCTGCTGCTGTTGTGTCCAGATCAGCAGCGATGTGTCGTGGTAACGGAGCCGGCCGTAAGGCTCCGACAAGGCCTTTTCCGCTAGAGGCGTCCGCCCGCCCGCTGCTGCGCTCATCCTCCACTTTGCTGGATGCGAGCCCCGAAATCCATCGCAATCTCCGGAAACACCCGAAGCATGGAAACCATGGCAACGGCCGCCACTCAATGTATCCGGAAATACCCGAACCACGGCAACCCACTCGGAAACAGCCGAAGAGCAAATACTGTTAATCAATGTTTCCGGAAATACCCGAACGACGGCTATCTCTCAGTCAATCTTGGGATACACCCGAACCATTTCAACCACGATTACCGTTACCAGTCGTTTTCTAGAGAAACATCCAGACAGCACTAACAACTATTGTCTCCGGAAACATCCGAGGCTCGGAACCATGGTAACCATTGCCACTCATTGTGCCGGAAACAGCCGAACACCAGGAACAATGGCAACAACTGAATCTCGGAGCCCCCGGAGTCACCCGAGTCAGAGGAACCATGACAACCATTGTCAGCGGGAACACCCGAGCCTCGGCAACCAAGGCAACGGACGGCGCTTCAGGCTGCAGTCCGCCTCCGCAACCCAGGTGCGGCTGTTGGACAGTCCGGCAGATGGTGCTCACTTCCCGAAGTAATCAACCACAAACCCCGCGAGGAAACTGCCTTTTCGGGGAATATGCTGCCCCGAATTTCATTCACTAAGTGCCCGCCTCCTCCCATTACCTCAACGTGGACCACTTTAAAAAGACCAAATTTGAAGTAAATTTGTACTAACGCCCCAGAAGCAGCGACTAGCGTATaagtaaaagcaaaataaaaactaCTGGAAATAATCCGTAAATCAGATAGCGTATGTGTGGAGCGAAACGTGTCAATGTTCATCAGAACTTGAAAAGCTTATATAAAATATAGACTTTAAGGTGCAGGGAAATGAAAACGAGATGAAAAGTGTTAAGAGTGGGAAAGATAAAATAACTAAACAGAAGGCAAAGTACCAATTACAGGAACAGGTTGTATTTTCAGGAGGTTTAAACGGGAGAAAGAATCTTTATCTGAATCCTTTCAACTTTGTTGAGCCCAGATAGTCACCATTGAAAGGCCAGTTGTTTTGAGTTTGTGCTGAACTTTGCTGGAATACTGAAAGAGGCAAGATCAGAACGAGACTGATAATTAAAGTGACAGAAGCCAAAATAAAATGTGGGGGTCTGAATGGAGGTGTCCGATAACCAGTGATCCTCCCCAGTGTTTACAATTCATAGGCAGCAATTACACTTTTTAAATTTGAATAAGTACAAGCATATCACTGTATCTCTTGGTACAGTTCTTAAAAATCCTTTATCGACTTCTATTTCTCAACTAAGATCTATTAACAAGATTGTCCTGGTAGGCTCATTGTTTCTGGCTGTCCAGTTTAGATTTCAGTTGGAAGAATTGTAAtgcaccttttttaaaaaaaggtggcACGAAGGAGATTTAATAAGAACTAACCACAGGGGAGTTCCTAAATATGGCTCTTCGAGTCTGCGCTGCTATTCAAAAAGATAATGGCAGGTAATACATTGGAGGATTGGGATACATGATGCTGTTGAATTGGAAATAAGGTGATTTAGTTAAGTAGATAACAGCTAATGTCAAAGAGAGCACCAGAGCTGTGAAAGGCATTAGCCAAAGTGAAGATAATGCTGTGGGATATTTCTTTGATGAATGTCTTTTGGAAGTACTGTTAGCCAATGAAATATTTGGTGCAGCAGATGTTATTGTACAGAATTTCATGCCAATTTCCTTTGAAAGTATTGACAATTTAAACAACCGAGAGAAGAGAACTCATGaattcaatatctcctaataaaatcAGGATAATCTTTCTTGAAAAATAGTTTGTGCAGGATAATTACAtataaattaaatgaataaaatcaatcACTTACAGCAAAGCGAGCACATGCTTCATTGATAGTAGAATTACCCAATCATTTCCATTCTCCCAGAAAATAACTCACAAATGCAAACTTCGGCACTTTTTCATTTTTCACATGTATGCTGAAAATACCCACCTGTGCCTCACTACCTCTTCTTAACACAAGGTACTCACTACTGTTTCTAAAGAGCGATGCTGTCAAACTGGGGGTGGGGAGAAATCTGCTCCAACCAAATGATGCAAGGCCCAAGGCTTGTCGCAGTCCCTACACCTTGAAAATTTAAAGTCAAGTTTGACCCAAAAGTGCACTATTCTCCATAAATCTAATTCACAATTCCAATATTTTCCCCATGCATAATATTACTCATATCTCCTCCTGTTACTGAAACTATTGTTACCTGCAGTCCTGAGCTTGACCCACTTGCATCCAAAGTTTTATTCTCATAAACATTTGCTCATACAAACTTCGTTAATCATTATTAACAGTTTTCTCATTTGTCCATCACCCTGTGCTGCTCTGGCTTTTGGCTAAGAGTCACGTTTACAAaaacttctccctttcaaataatTTACAGCCTTGCCATTCCTAGCCCTACAGTTTCCTGCCTACTCTTCAGACAGTTCTCTGCTTCTCCAAGTCCTACCAATTGATCTTCCCCTGTTTTGTTTGCTTCTGAATTGGTTAACATGACTTTTGCCTCTAAACTCCTCACTTGTGGAGCAACAAAccatgaaaaaaaaattcaaggaagaataaaggatctcagctcaaaacattgactgtttattcttcttcatagatgctgtctgacctgccgagttcctgctgcattttttttgtgttcctcaatatttccggcatctgcagaatctctctggTTCAGAAAAAATGAAGAAACATTTACAGCTTTTCTGTTTCcaaatctgtggagttctttcCCATGACTTGCGACTTGGAAGACTTGTTTCCTCTAGTCTTTTGACTAAGCTTATTGTCAATTGCCCTGATAAATAACATTTTGTTAACATTTTTGGAAAACAATTTGGGAAATTAGAACATTTTGAACTGTCTAAATTATCCAAGCAATAAAATAAATCTAGAAAATGCTGGGGTAGAATAAAAAGATTACGAGGGactgtagaatcaatgaaaagagaaacagatcAGACCCTTTATCAGAAATTAATTTGTCCCATTCCTTTATTTGGGTGAGATTTGGGATTCCTAAAATGGTGTTGATTCAGATGGGGTAGAAATTAAAATATTGTTCTTCAGGCAGTATTTAAAAACTGGAATGTATTTTAGATGCATGTAATATAaagtcaaattcaaagtaaaatttattatcagggtacatacatgtcaccacatgcaatcctgtgattttttttctgtggactttcttagcaaatctatagaacagtaactaaacaggattaatagacaacaaactgtgcaaatgcagatataaataaatagcaataaataaggagcatgcaataacaaaataaaagagCCCTCAACTGAATATAAtaatccctttttgttcaagaacctgatggttgaggggtaggttgtaactgttcttgcacctggtggtatgagtcctgagacacctgtagcTTCTACCCAATGGtagcagagagaaaagagcatTGTCTCGGTGGTgataatggatgctactttcccggagcaatgtttcatgttgatgtgTGCAATGGTTGGGAGTAATATAATACTGAATTAGAAGGAATTACAGCATAGGAATAGCAATAATTTCATATAACGACTCTCCTGCTCTCAATATTCCACCGTCTTCTGTTTTTGTCCCATTGCAGATTCAAGATCCCACTGCAATCCCTCCATCACCTCCCCTGCACCTTTGATCACTTCCTCCTTTCCCTTAAACTCTCACACATTCACAATGTATGTTCATCTGTCCCTTTAATATTTTCCAGTTTTGGCGGGAGGTGATCGATCTGAAAGATAATCTCTGAATCTCTTTTCGTTGCTGCTGATTGGTTTGCTTATCAACAGCATTTCCCATTTTTATTTACAGAGATAAGTCACTTGACCAAAGAGATCCATCCAATGGGCAAAACACCACCTACCCCATTTCAGTGTCCCTCTCTTCCTTTCTCCCTCACCTATAAATATAACATAACATAGACCAATTAAAATATATGATTTCTTTGATTGTACCTTTTAAGTTGTTTGTTTATTGGGGAGGCACATTTATTTACCTTTACTTATGCCACTGCCTTGCAATCCTCGGAAACTGCTAGAAGCATTGAAGTAGGGCGTTTAATAAGTAGATTTTGCAATGCATGCATGTTAAGGAATATAGAAGATTCTGATCAGAGGATGAGTTTGTAGCGATGCAAAGGTATTTTGGGTTGTGGTCAATGGAGATTAAAAGGGAGCTGACAATTATTTAAGAATATTAAGGGATAAGGAGACCTGGGATTACAATAATAAGAGTTAGGATATGAAGATAAGGAAAACGTGGCTATGGGTCGCGGGGTTTTATCTTTCCCGCTGTTCTCTCTCTTTCCAGTATTTCCCAGTTAATTTAGATCGTTTGTAAACATATAACTGTTTaagaacaaacaagagaaaaactgcatatgctggaaatcggagcaacacacacaaaatgctggaggaactcagcaggccaggcagcgtctatggaaaatagtacagtcgacgtttcgggccgagtcctttCATCactctccagtcctgttgaagggactcggcccgaaacgtcgagtcTACTCTTCTCAATTGATGCTGcatggcccgctgagttcctccagcaattttgtgtgCGTTAACTGTTGAAGAAAATGGATTCAAATCCGAtcaaaatgccaaattaaattcagTGTTTCGTTGTCGCATAGGCGCCAAGCAATCCAGTGGATGAGTTTGAAAGATGATCAAACAGTAAATCATGAGGAAACCACTTCGCTGATTGCAGCCGGAAAGCTTGCGCACTGGTGCGCGTCCACGCTGCGCGCGCGCCGGCCAGCCAGCGGCGTGCACATTGGCCACTGTGTGTCCGCTGATCAGTCGCTTGGAGGGAATCGTGGGGCTTGGATACAAAGTTACAGAGCAGCCAGACGGAGATATATTGTGTccggagaggggattcactgaGCGTCGGATCAGTGCTGCTGGGAAGGCCGCTTCCTCCCCCGCTCAGGTTCTATGGGAACAGCCTCAGCCCCGGCTCTGGCCCGGGATCCCGCTGCACCCTGAGCCCGGCTCCCGATCTGCGCTTCAGAGGCAGCGACATTCGGACCCTCAGCACCCTAACCTCGCAAAGGGGACCCGATCCGTACTCGCCCCACTTCCTAGGACCGCGACCCTCCAACAAGCTCCTAATCACCGTTCGGGACCACgaccctcaccaccctcttcTCCACACTCCGACAGTCCCTAAAGGACGGCGCGTCCACCGGCATCCCTCGCCCCACCCTCCGCAGAACCTGCTCTTCGGTCAAACCCACACCACCTCCTGTCCGTGCCTGGTCCCTTTTCCCGCATCCCCTACCTCACTCCTCCCACAGAACACTCCGCCGCCCCAGGTAGCTATCCCTCTGTGCTACCCGGGACGTTTCACCTCAGCACCCTCATCCCaactctcccctcacacaacTCACACAACATTTATCCTCCTCTCTGACTTTTGTTCCTTTTCTCAGTCCCGGCACGTTCTTTTCCTCTTTCCCCCATTGTCCTCTGATCGCCCCCCCCACCTGCCCCTTCCTCATTCCTAGGATTAATTTCCCAAGAATTTGAACCCTATTCTTCATCTCCATCCCCTACCCTGCCACTTCATTCTTTCAACTCACCTCATTGCCCTCCCTGGTCCTTCCTCTTAATACCTCCTCGCGTCTTCGCCCAGCTTCAGGATGGAGGAGTGGCGCCAGTGTGGACGCTGGCTCATTGACTGCAAGGTGCTGCCCCCAAACCACCGTGTGGTGTGGCCAGCAGCCCAGGTCTTTGACCTGGCACAGGCGCTGAGAGATGGAGTCCTGCTCTGTCAGCTTCTTCACAACCTGAGTCCTGGGTCCATCGATCTCAAGGACATCAACTTCAGGCCACAGATGTCCCAGGTGGGTGTCACTTGGGTAAAGGGGAAGGGGTGGGAGCCCAAGAGACAGCGGATGCTGCAAATGGTGAAGCTGATCATGCA from Hypanus sabinus isolate sHypSab1 chromosome 18, sHypSab1.hap1, whole genome shotgun sequence includes these protein-coding regions:
- the LOC132407555 gene encoding putative uncharacterized protein BRD3OS; the encoded protein is MSAAAGGRTPLAEKALSEPYGRLRYHDTSLLIWTQQQQELEKRAMGSGPGPGPDSFLGRSQSMWYRQYGNQPILIRDKNKVVPGPARSQFCLIM